From Granulicella cerasi, a single genomic window includes:
- the rsmH gene encoding 16S rRNA (cytosine(1402)-N(4))-methyltransferase RsmH, with amino-acid sequence MEKPQHVPVLFDECLDYLNLKPGATVVDATLGFGGHSSGIVRRLGPSGKLIAFDRDPKAMALAKERLAGVAAELGSEMPQVEFVPRAFSEAREVIAPGSLDGLLADFGVSSMQLDEAARGFSFRADGPLDMRMDARSELTAEQVVNQADEEDLANLIYEFGEERRSRRIARAIVRARPVTSTAELAAIVSAAAPPNKSDKIHPATRTFQAIRIRVNDELGEIRSLLESAGSLLKPAGRVVLISFHSLEDRLVKDAFRDGAVTGEWNVLTKKPVTATEEEERVNPRSRSAKMRAAEKVQVLRVRRR; translated from the coding sequence ATGGAAAAGCCGCAACATGTACCGGTTCTTTTTGATGAATGTCTTGACTATCTGAATTTGAAGCCCGGCGCGACGGTGGTTGACGCGACGCTGGGATTCGGCGGGCACTCTTCGGGCATCGTCCGGAGGCTCGGACCGAGCGGCAAGTTGATCGCGTTTGATCGCGACCCCAAGGCGATGGCCTTGGCGAAGGAACGGTTGGCAGGAGTTGCTGCTGAGCTGGGTTCCGAGATGCCGCAGGTAGAGTTTGTGCCACGAGCGTTTTCTGAGGCGCGCGAAGTGATTGCGCCGGGATCGCTCGATGGTCTGCTGGCCGACTTTGGCGTCAGCAGCATGCAGCTGGATGAAGCTGCACGGGGATTTAGTTTTCGGGCCGACGGGCCGCTGGATATGCGCATGGACGCACGCAGCGAGCTTACGGCCGAACAAGTGGTAAATCAGGCGGACGAGGAAGATCTCGCCAACCTGATTTACGAATTCGGAGAGGAAAGGAGGTCGCGGAGAATCGCCAGAGCAATTGTGCGGGCGCGGCCGGTGACGAGTACAGCAGAGCTTGCTGCAATCGTCTCGGCCGCAGCCCCGCCCAATAAATCGGACAAGATTCATCCGGCGACGAGAACTTTCCAGGCAATCCGAATTCGGGTAAATGATGAGTTGGGTGAGATTCGATCGCTGCTGGAAAGCGCGGGAAGCTTGCTCAAGCCGGCAGGACGAGTGGTGCTGATCAGTTTCCACTCGCTTGAAGACCGGTTGGTAAAGGATGCATTTCGTGACGGCGCGGTGACGGGTGAGTGGAATGTGCTCACCAAGAAGCCGGTCACGGCGACGGAAGAAGAAGAGCGCGTGAATCCGCGCAGCCGCAGCGCGAAGATGCGCGCGGCGGAAAAAGTTCAAGTACTACGTGTAAGACGGCGGTAA
- a CDS encoding UDP-N-acetylmuramoyl-tripeptide--D-alanyl-D-alanine ligase, whose translation MKLTLGQIADWIHAEGEFDDDAVAEGYSIDTRTIAAGELFFAVKGEVVDGHDFVEKAIANGAVAAVVSQHWLTPPELEAKVLRVPDDCDDCVLNAMQKLAHAVRKHWGKRVVGITGSAGKTTTKECVAAVLAAKFRVLKTEGNYNNHLGVPLTLMRLEPEHEVAVVEMGMNHAGEISLLAKIAAPNWGVVSNVGMAHTEFFADGIDGVARAKRELIEELPADGVAFLNADDERVRRFGDGLSLKVVLYGTSDDAEVRATDVLERGLFGTDFIRRAPGLLESQTRWPVHLYLPGRHNVLNALAAFAVGREAGVELADAVAAIERLRPTEKRGNTLQFNGAMIVNDTYNSNPAALQAMIKALASSESARRILVAGEMRELGPEGESLHRACGKAAAAAGIDVVIGVTGMAQALVEEASAQGVVAQFVATPAEAGAWLKANLRAGDVAVLKASRGVKLEGALVGWV comes from the coding sequence GTGAAGCTGACGCTGGGACAGATTGCGGATTGGATTCATGCCGAGGGCGAGTTCGATGATGATGCGGTGGCCGAGGGCTACTCGATCGACACGCGCACGATTGCGGCGGGTGAGTTGTTCTTTGCAGTGAAGGGCGAGGTCGTGGATGGACATGACTTCGTCGAGAAGGCCATTGCGAATGGTGCTGTTGCCGCTGTGGTGAGTCAGCATTGGCTGACGCCGCCGGAGCTTGAGGCGAAGGTGCTGCGTGTGCCGGATGATTGCGATGACTGCGTGCTGAACGCGATGCAGAAGCTCGCGCATGCGGTGCGGAAGCATTGGGGCAAGCGCGTGGTGGGCATTACGGGGTCGGCGGGCAAGACGACCACGAAGGAGTGTGTGGCGGCGGTACTGGCTGCGAAGTTCCGCGTGCTGAAAACGGAAGGGAACTACAACAATCATCTCGGCGTGCCGCTGACGCTGATGCGCCTCGAGCCGGAGCACGAGGTCGCAGTCGTTGAGATGGGTATGAACCATGCGGGTGAGATTTCGTTGCTGGCGAAGATCGCCGCACCGAACTGGGGTGTGGTGTCGAACGTGGGCATGGCGCACACGGAGTTCTTCGCGGATGGCATCGACGGCGTGGCACGTGCCAAGCGTGAGTTGATTGAAGAGCTTCCTGCCGATGGTGTGGCTTTCCTGAATGCAGATGATGAGCGTGTGCGGCGCTTCGGCGATGGCTTGTCGCTAAAGGTCGTGCTCTACGGCACGAGCGATGATGCCGAAGTGCGTGCGACGGACGTGCTGGAGCGCGGGCTCTTTGGTACGGACTTCATTCGCCGCGCGCCAGGCCTTCTTGAGTCGCAGACGCGTTGGCCGGTGCATCTCTATCTGCCGGGTCGTCACAATGTGTTGAACGCGCTGGCCGCCTTTGCGGTCGGCCGCGAGGCTGGCGTGGAGCTTGCGGATGCGGTCGCGGCGATTGAGCGGTTGCGGCCGACGGAGAAGCGCGGCAACACGCTGCAGTTCAACGGTGCGATGATCGTGAATGACACGTACAACTCCAATCCGGCAGCGCTGCAGGCGATGATCAAGGCGTTGGCCAGCAGCGAGAGTGCTCGTCGCATTCTTGTGGCCGGAGAGATGCGCGAGCTTGGACCGGAGGGCGAGTCGCTGCATCGGGCCTGCGGCAAGGCCGCTGCCGCTGCAGGAATCGATGTCGTCATCGGCGTGACCGGCATGGCGCAGGCGCTCGTCGAGGAAGCAAGTGCGCAAGGGGTTGTCGCGCAGTTTGTTGCCACGCCTG
- a CDS encoding tetratricopeptide repeat protein, whose protein sequence is MNEEVTTQENLELVREAAMSGVHQAQVLFGQMLLDGRLVERNPTWALHWFERAAQSGDVMAMNMAGRCFDQGWGVARDAVMAEKWFRKAADRGLDWGMYNLATLLALGEGGVKQDKAQAFHWLLEAAKQGHVKSMNILGGFYEDGWIVKADREKAREYYRLAADGGDFRGHFNTGRLLLEDGNEEAAIACFRRVPETATQAFMAKMKLFLEQSASARIKSFAQELAASHTPTQAQDILVGA, encoded by the coding sequence ATGAACGAAGAAGTAACAACGCAGGAAAATCTGGAACTGGTGCGCGAAGCGGCGATGAGCGGCGTGCACCAGGCCCAGGTGCTCTTCGGCCAGATGTTGCTTGACGGCAGACTCGTCGAGCGCAATCCGACGTGGGCGCTGCACTGGTTTGAGCGTGCTGCGCAAAGCGGCGACGTGATGGCCATGAACATGGCCGGGCGTTGCTTCGACCAGGGCTGGGGAGTCGCGCGCGATGCGGTGATGGCGGAGAAGTGGTTTCGCAAAGCGGCGGATCGCGGGCTCGACTGGGGCATGTACAACCTCGCCACGTTGCTCGCGCTGGGCGAAGGCGGCGTGAAGCAGGACAAGGCGCAGGCGTTTCACTGGCTGCTCGAGGCCGCAAAGCAGGGGCATGTGAAGTCGATGAACATCCTCGGGGGCTTCTATGAGGACGGCTGGATCGTGAAGGCTGATCGCGAGAAGGCGCGCGAGTATTACAGGCTCGCGGCCGATGGCGGTGACTTCCGCGGGCACTTCAACACAGGACGTCTGCTGCTCGAAGATGGCAACGAAGAAGCTGCGATCGCGTGCTTCCGTCGCGTGCCTGAGACCGCGACACAGGCCTTCATGGCCAAGATGAAACTCTTTCTGGAGCAGTCTGCTTCGGCGCGCATCAAGTCGTTCGCGCAGGAGCTCGCTGCTTCGCACACACCCACGCAGGCGCAGGACATACTCGTCGGCGCCTAG
- a CDS encoding DUF2127 domain-containing protein codes for MGSLTHPEPVATPTHPGVDHHDRGLLLVALFKLAKALFFVGVGVGALHLVHRDVGEVAMRVASLFRLDTEGPVVRFMLDRADLISGHQLRRTALFSILYAGVCLVEGFGLYKEKTWAEYFTITLTVLALPWEFFELFRDPTAFRAGLLALNLLVLGYLLFVLRRMRRKQELRRTSVAS; via the coding sequence GTGGGAAGTCTGACCCATCCCGAGCCCGTAGCCACGCCAACCCATCCTGGTGTTGACCACCATGATCGTGGGTTGCTGTTGGTCGCGCTCTTCAAGCTCGCCAAGGCGCTGTTCTTCGTTGGGGTAGGGGTGGGTGCCTTGCACCTCGTCCATCGCGATGTAGGCGAAGTGGCGATGCGTGTTGCGAGTCTCTTTCGGCTCGACACCGAAGGCCCGGTGGTGCGATTCATGCTCGATCGCGCCGATCTGATCTCCGGCCATCAACTACGCCGCACAGCGTTGTTCTCCATCCTCTACGCGGGCGTCTGCCTCGTCGAGGGTTTCGGGCTCTACAAAGAAAAGACCTGGGCGGAGTACTTCACCATCACGCTGACGGTGCTCGCGCTGCCGTGGGAGTTCTTCGAGCTCTTCCGCGATCCGACCGCCTTCCGCGCGGGCCTGCTCGCCTTGAATCTGCTGGTGCTCGGCTACCTGCTCTTTGTGCTGCGTCGTATGCGCCGCAAACAGGAACTGCGCCGTACTTCCGTCGCCAGCTAG
- a CDS encoding Fe2+-dependent dioxygenase, with protein sequence MLIPIPDVLTQDEVREFREALDASQWVDGKVTAGYQSAQVKNNMQMPENHPVAVEIGQRILQALQNNPVFVAAALPKKIFPPLFNKYAGGHSFGNHVDNSIRRINATGEHIRTDLSMTLFLSQPDEYEGGELVVEDTYGSHSVKLPAGHAILYPSTSLHHVRPVTRGARVSSFFWMQSMVRDDVKRNLLLTLDVSIQKLTQDVPNHSSLVDLTGVYHNLLRQWAEI encoded by the coding sequence ATGCTGATTCCCATTCCCGATGTACTGACGCAGGACGAGGTCCGCGAATTTCGCGAGGCGCTCGACGCTTCGCAGTGGGTGGACGGCAAGGTCACTGCGGGTTATCAGTCTGCGCAGGTGAAGAACAACATGCAGATGCCGGAGAACCATCCGGTCGCGGTCGAGATCGGCCAGCGCATTCTGCAGGCGTTGCAGAACAATCCTGTCTTTGTGGCGGCCGCGCTGCCGAAGAAGATTTTCCCGCCGCTCTTCAACAAGTACGCAGGTGGACACTCGTTCGGCAATCACGTCGACAACTCGATCCGCCGGATCAACGCGACGGGCGAGCACATTCGCACCGATCTCTCGATGACGCTTTTCCTTTCGCAACCTGATGAGTATGAGGGCGGGGAACTAGTGGTCGAAGACACGTATGGCAGCCACTCGGTGAAGCTGCCTGCAGGCCACGCGATTCTGTATCCGTCGACGAGTCTGCATCATGTCCGCCCGGTGACGCGGGGCGCGCGCGTGAGCTCGTTCTTCTGGATGCAGAGCATGGTGCGCGACGACGTGAAACGCAACCTGCTGCTGACGCTGGATGTGTCGATCCAGAAGCTCACGCAGGATGTTCCAAACCATTCGTCGTTGGTCGATCTCACGGGCGTGTATCACAACCTGCTGCGCCAGTGGGCTGAGATCTAA
- a CDS encoding division/cell wall cluster transcriptional repressor MraZ encodes MFRGNHPARVDEKGRLKVPADFKRRVDELYGPQFFITSRDGKRAEIYPMKEWEKIEEGIAKAPASGAKRKFLDVTNYYGQVVEMDGQGRLLIPQVLRGAAVIEGDVAVLGQQTFLAVVNDQKHKAALEAEPLTDADIEALGVIGL; translated from the coding sequence GTGTTTCGCGGCAATCATCCAGCTCGGGTCGACGAAAAGGGACGCCTTAAGGTTCCTGCCGATTTCAAGCGCCGCGTAGACGAGTTGTACGGGCCGCAGTTCTTCATCACCAGCCGCGACGGTAAGCGTGCGGAGATTTACCCGATGAAGGAGTGGGAAAAGATTGAAGAGGGCATTGCGAAAGCGCCTGCTTCGGGAGCCAAGCGCAAGTTTCTGGACGTAACGAACTATTACGGCCAGGTGGTGGAAATGGATGGGCAGGGCCGGTTGCTGATTCCGCAGGTACTGCGCGGGGCAGCGGTGATCGAGGGTGATGTAGCGGTATTGGGACAGCAGACGTTCCTCGCTGTGGTGAACGACCAGAAGCACAAGGCAGCGCTGGAGGCCGAGCCTCTGACGGATGCCGATATCGAAGCGCTGGGCGTGATTGGTTTGTAA
- a CDS encoding penicillin-binding protein — protein MKTSRPTLTAPIRRVRFVYVAMFFCFWTLVIGARLVWLQIFQYHHYVERAAMQQERTFEVAPRRGVLYDRNLRELAMTVSADSVYAVPKELGENRANAAQMLAQIVHVDPLDRFTTEAQIGARFNASRNFAWVARKVDPDTAQRVRELNLKGVYFQKEFKRYYPNNDLAAHVLGYVGTDDNGLGGLEREFDDPMHGTPGHMLTAVDAKRHVMGSVESEPMPGENLVLTIDANIQYMAERALDAQVQKMKALHGTIVVQDPHTGNILALAVSPRFNPNDSRHLTAEALNNLAVSDVYEPGSTFKLVTYAAALDGAGVQPTDKVDCQGGAWSMYGRTLHDDKDDHFGVVTVQYALEHSSDVGAAKLAMKLGNDKFYKYIRGFGFGDRTGIELPSETRGLLRNPRKWTATSFMSIAIGQEVGVTPVQLSTMVSAIANGGVYLPPHILLESTDAMKGDPRLAPRPFKPVMQLPKDLPEGSRRVISEMTSAKMRMMMQGIVTEGTGKLAALNGYSSAGKTGTAEKIDPATHTYSHTKLVASFAGFAPVSAPAISVAVVIDQPGVGTGYGGTVSAPVFSEVAQQVLEYLGVPHDQPLKSKSQFKQEQAAVKPMADGPSDVQPNDDLQAMYDEVNTLPPDDPLRQPQNAAAMAQNQVADAAAAEAAQRASREALPRKGILGLPDKVLATFHANGNTTSVMPDANANAPVHTVVQPVVQPRSPGAVVVDAGKRVAVPNFHGKALRNVVEGAGSIGLRVQMLGSGLAVDQAPAAGTMVPPGTEVIVRFAR, from the coding sequence ATGAAGACATCGCGACCGACATTGACCGCACCCATTCGCCGGGTGCGCTTCGTCTACGTCGCGATGTTTTTTTGTTTCTGGACGCTGGTCATTGGCGCGCGTCTGGTGTGGCTGCAGATCTTCCAGTACCACCACTACGTCGAGCGCGCTGCAATGCAGCAGGAACGCACGTTTGAAGTAGCACCGCGCCGCGGCGTGCTCTATGACCGCAACCTGCGTGAGTTGGCGATGACCGTCTCTGCGGACAGCGTGTACGCGGTGCCGAAGGAGCTTGGCGAGAACCGTGCGAACGCCGCGCAGATGCTCGCGCAGATCGTGCACGTCGATCCGCTTGACCGCTTCACGACCGAGGCGCAGATCGGAGCGCGCTTCAACGCTTCGCGCAACTTTGCATGGGTCGCACGCAAGGTGGACCCCGACACCGCACAGCGTGTGCGCGAGTTGAACCTGAAGGGCGTGTATTTCCAGAAGGAGTTCAAACGCTACTACCCGAACAACGATCTCGCCGCGCACGTGCTGGGTTACGTCGGCACGGATGATAACGGTCTCGGCGGCCTTGAGCGTGAGTTCGATGACCCGATGCACGGCACGCCAGGACATATGTTGACGGCTGTGGATGCGAAGCGTCACGTGATGGGCTCTGTTGAGAGTGAACCGATGCCGGGCGAGAACCTGGTGCTGACGATCGACGCGAATATCCAATACATGGCGGAGCGAGCGCTGGACGCGCAGGTGCAAAAGATGAAGGCGCTGCACGGCACGATCGTCGTGCAGGATCCGCACACTGGCAACATCCTCGCGCTTGCTGTGAGTCCGCGCTTCAATCCTAATGACTCCCGTCATCTCACCGCAGAAGCCCTGAACAATCTCGCTGTGAGCGACGTCTATGAGCCGGGCTCCACCTTCAAGCTGGTGACCTATGCCGCAGCGCTTGATGGTGCGGGCGTGCAGCCGACGGACAAGGTTGATTGCCAGGGCGGTGCGTGGTCGATGTATGGCCGTACGCTGCATGACGATAAAGACGATCACTTCGGTGTAGTCACGGTGCAGTACGCGTTGGAGCACTCGAGCGACGTTGGCGCGGCGAAGCTCGCCATGAAGCTGGGCAACGACAAGTTCTACAAGTACATTCGCGGCTTCGGCTTCGGCGACCGCACGGGTATCGAGCTGCCGAGCGAGACGCGTGGACTGCTGCGCAATCCGCGCAAGTGGACCGCAACAAGTTTTATGTCGATTGCGATCGGACAGGAAGTCGGCGTAACCCCGGTACAGCTTTCGACGATGGTGTCGGCAATTGCGAATGGAGGCGTGTATCTGCCGCCTCACATTCTGCTCGAGTCGACGGATGCGATGAAGGGCGATCCGCGTCTGGCACCGCGTCCGTTCAAGCCGGTGATGCAGTTGCCGAAGGACCTGCCGGAAGGCTCGCGTCGCGTGATCAGCGAGATGACGAGCGCGAAGATGCGCATGATGATGCAGGGCATCGTCACTGAGGGCACGGGTAAGCTGGCTGCGCTAAACGGCTACAGCTCTGCGGGCAAGACGGGCACAGCCGAGAAGATTGATCCGGCGACGCATACGTACTCGCATACGAAGCTCGTTGCATCGTTCGCTGGATTCGCGCCGGTGAGTGCTCCCGCAATCTCGGTGGCCGTCGTGATCGATCAACCGGGCGTGGGCACGGGCTACGGTGGAACGGTATCGGCGCCTGTGTTCAGTGAAGTGGCTCAGCAGGTGCTTGAGTACCTCGGCGTGCCGCATGACCAGCCGTTGAAGTCGAAGTCGCAGTTCAAGCAGGAGCAGGCTGCGGTAAAGCCGATGGCTGATGGTCCGAGCGACGTACAGCCAAATGATGATCTGCAGGCGATGTACGACGAGGTGAATACGCTACCCCCGGACGATCCTCTTCGCCAGCCGCAGAACGCAGCGGCGATGGCTCAGAACCAGGTGGCGGACGCAGCAGCAGCGGAAGCGGCGCAGCGTGCATCGCGTGAAGCGCTTCCACGCAAGGGGATTCTCGGTTTGCCGGACAAGGTGCTGGCGACCTTCCATGCGAACGGCAACACCACTTCCGTGATGCCTGATGCCAATGCGAATGCGCCGGTGCACACGGTGGTGCAGCCCGTGGTGCAACCGCGCAGCCCCGGCGCTGTGGTGGTCGACGCGGGCAAACGCGTGGCAGTGCCGAACTTCCACGGAAAGGCGCTGCGCAATGTTGTCGAAGGTGCGGGCTCGATTGGACTGCGTGTGCAGATGCTCGGTAGCGGCCTTGCCGTGGACCAGGCTCCTGCTGCGGGAACGATGGTGCCCCCGGGCACGGAAGTCATCGTGAGGTTCGCGCGATAA
- a CDS encoding fasciclin domain-containing protein, whose translation MKKTLLTLCATALLACGSTMVAQKADPTVGGAPMYASKTIVQNAVNSPIHKTLVAAVKAAGLVDTLNGPGPFTVFAPTDDAFAKLPAGTVDTLVKPENKATLTKILTYHVVPGKISAHDLMKWIKKGNGTYSAKTVEGGMLTFTMDMGKIKITDEKGGTAWITTPDVFQSNGVIHVIDTVLMPN comes from the coding sequence ATGAAGAAGACTTTGCTCACTCTCTGCGCCACTGCGCTTCTCGCTTGTGGCAGCACCATGGTTGCTCAGAAGGCTGACCCCACTGTAGGCGGCGCACCGATGTACGCCTCCAAGACGATCGTGCAGAACGCGGTGAACTCGCCGATCCACAAGACGCTCGTCGCTGCCGTCAAGGCCGCTGGCCTCGTTGATACGCTGAACGGCCCTGGCCCCTTCACCGTCTTCGCACCGACCGACGATGCATTCGCCAAGCTGCCCGCTGGCACCGTTGATACGCTCGTCAAGCCCGAGAACAAGGCCACGCTGACGAAGATCCTCACCTACCACGTTGTGCCCGGCAAGATCAGCGCACATGACCTCATGAAGTGGATCAAGAAGGGCAACGGCACCTATTCGGCGAAGACTGTCGAAGGCGGCATGCTCACCTTCACCATGGACATGGGCAAGATCAAGATCACGGATGAGAAGGGCGGCACCGCCTGGATCACCACCCCGGACGTCTTCCAGTCGAACGGCGTGATCCACGTCATCGACACCGTGTTGATGCCCAACTAA
- a CDS encoding UDP-N-acetylmuramoyl-L-alanyl-D-glutamate--2,6-diaminopimelate ligase: protein MRWHELSKEINALAVWGDPAVDVRGVQYDSRRVEAGDVFVAMRGGSTDGNRFVTKALELGASAIITDSSDTAADVKSRGIPVALVEHGRRALAEASAALFGHPERLLKVSAVTGTNGKTTTAFLLAQMLESVGRKVLLLGTVETRIAGRVLESEHTTPEARDLYALFAQALDAGCTEVVMEMSSHALEQERVWGVPVDVAIFTNLTQDHLDYHGTMEEYARAKAKLFHGVGGGAPRIAVINDDAAFAGLMIDSYEGEEFVIRYGTTESANHRASDVQLHAGHTSFMLTTPAATVLVESPLTGQVNVENLTAAMCAAMARGLSLDEVLLAARQLKAAPGRFEVVPGSAEAGFAVVVDYAHTDDALANLVRLARELVQPQGGRVITMFGCGGNRDRTKRPKMGRVAALGSDIVVLTSDNPRSEDPQSIIDEVMVGVRDGVDASHAEVIADADRHAAIVKAIHAAKPGDIVLLAGKGHEKTQTFADRTVAFDDVAEAARVLKEIQ, encoded by the coding sequence ATGCGCTGGCATGAGCTAAGCAAGGAAATCAACGCACTCGCTGTGTGGGGGGACCCCGCGGTTGATGTGCGTGGCGTGCAGTATGACTCGCGGCGCGTAGAGGCCGGTGATGTCTTCGTCGCTATGCGTGGCGGAAGCACGGACGGCAATCGCTTTGTCACGAAAGCTCTGGAGCTGGGCGCGAGCGCAATCATCACCGACTCGTCGGATACCGCTGCTGACGTAAAATCGCGCGGCATTCCTGTTGCACTGGTCGAGCACGGACGGCGCGCACTGGCGGAAGCGAGTGCGGCTCTCTTCGGACATCCTGAGCGGCTGTTGAAGGTGAGCGCGGTCACGGGGACGAACGGCAAGACCACAACGGCATTTCTGCTGGCGCAGATGTTGGAGAGCGTAGGCCGCAAGGTGTTGCTGCTCGGGACGGTGGAGACGCGTATCGCGGGCCGTGTGCTGGAGAGCGAGCATACGACGCCGGAGGCACGTGATCTCTATGCGCTGTTCGCGCAAGCGCTCGATGCAGGTTGCACGGAAGTCGTGATGGAGATGAGTTCGCATGCGCTCGAGCAGGAGCGCGTGTGGGGCGTGCCGGTGGATGTGGCGATCTTCACCAATCTCACTCAGGATCACCTCGACTATCACGGCACGATGGAAGAGTATGCGCGCGCTAAGGCGAAGCTCTTCCATGGTGTCGGCGGCGGAGCGCCGCGCATTGCGGTGATCAACGATGATGCTGCGTTTGCGGGCCTGATGATCGACTCGTACGAAGGTGAAGAATTTGTCATTCGTTATGGCACGACTGAGAGCGCGAACCATCGCGCGAGCGATGTGCAGCTCCACGCGGGGCACACAAGCTTCATGCTTACGACACCCGCTGCGACGGTGCTTGTTGAGTCTCCGTTGACCGGGCAGGTGAATGTAGAGAACCTCACGGCGGCAATGTGCGCGGCGATGGCGCGCGGCCTGTCGCTAGATGAGGTCTTGCTCGCTGCGCGGCAGTTGAAGGCCGCGCCCGGGCGTTTCGAGGTGGTGCCGGGGAGCGCCGAGGCTGGCTTCGCTGTCGTCGTCGACTACGCGCACACAGACGATGCGTTGGCGAACCTCGTGCGCCTTGCGCGAGAGCTCGTGCAGCCGCAAGGCGGGCGGGTCATCACGATGTTCGGATGTGGTGGAAATCGCGATCGTACGAAGCGTCCGAAGATGGGAAGGGTCGCGGCCTTGGGCAGCGATATTGTCGTGCTGACGAGTGACAATCCGCGCAGTGAAGATCCGCAGTCGATCATTGACGAAGTGATGGTGGGCGTGCGTGATGGCGTGGACGCATCTCATGCAGAGGTCATTGCCGACGCGGACCGCCATGCTGCGATCGTGAAAGCGATTCATGCGGCTAAGCCGGGCGACATTGTCTTGCTCGCGGGCAAGGGGCATGAGAAGACGCAGACGTTTGCGGATCGTACGGTGGCGTTTGATGATGTGGCTGAGGCTGCACGTGTGTTGAAGGAGATCCAGTGA
- a CDS encoding septum formation initiator family protein: MATMAMAGEGMERMHSRKTSGRNVSIAERNRDLYEKQRARRRGPTPEMFFAKHLDNSRIVKADDPDRRREMKTFTAVTMIFFMLTMVYVYQHFSAIEVGYRVEAQKQQVEQLRETNRQLRLNEAQLSDPNRIDRIAKQLGLDEPLPGQVVRPDGNDGTVVAQMQAPTVPYTN; this comes from the coding sequence ATGGCGACGATGGCAATGGCAGGCGAAGGAATGGAGCGGATGCACTCGCGCAAGACGAGTGGCCGCAATGTCAGCATTGCAGAACGCAACCGCGATCTCTACGAGAAGCAGCGTGCTCGTCGTCGTGGGCCTACACCGGAGATGTTCTTCGCCAAGCATCTGGACAACAGCCGCATCGTGAAGGCTGACGATCCTGATCGCCGTCGCGAGATGAAGACCTTCACAGCGGTAACGATGATCTTCTTCATGCTGACGATGGTCTATGTGTACCAGCACTTTTCGGCGATTGAAGTTGGCTATCGCGTGGAAGCGCAGAAGCAGCAGGTAGAGCAACTGCGTGAGACGAACCGCCAGCTTCGTTTGAATGAGGCGCAGCTGAGCGATCCGAACCGCATCGATCGCATCGCCAAGCAGCTTGGGTTGGATGAGCCGCTTCCGGGACAGGTGGTTCGCCCCGATGGCAATGACGGTACGGTTGTGGCGCAGATGCAGGCTCCGACGGTGCCGTACACGAACTAA